A region from the Serinibacter arcticus genome encodes:
- a CDS encoding substrate-binding domain-containing protein, with product MDGRRSPCRHGPGPDRLHRQRAPRPETEPAATGGESAPAAGGGANDEVGETVTIGFSGPAAGHGWIGAITRGAQAEADRYEDVEFRLSEGTDDVNAQIAQIEQFINDDVDAIVVLPFDGAALTAVATRAMEAGIPVVNVDREFSSPFAARTTVLGDNYGMGVSAGQYICEQLEGQSDAVVAEIAGIDSLPLTQDRSAGFAEALGDCGLEVSNRVAADFTVQGGESATAGLLQAAPQIDAIWNHDDDQGVGVLAAIENAGRSEFFMVGGAGSANMMREIQSGDSVVQATVVYPSTQAADGVRLARLLAQQKGMSDLVQFEVPREIQLFAPVVTQDNVEQYLPMAFES from the coding sequence TTGGACGGCCGTCGGAGCCCTTGCCGCCACGGCCCTGGTCCTGACCGCCTGCACCGGCAACGAGCCCCCCGCCCCGAGACCGAGCCCGCCGCCACCGGCGGTGAGTCCGCCCCCGCCGCCGGCGGCGGCGCCAACGACGAGGTCGGCGAGACCGTCACGATCGGCTTCTCCGGCCCCGCCGCCGGTCACGGCTGGATCGGCGCGATCACCCGCGGCGCGCAGGCCGAGGCCGACCGCTACGAGGACGTCGAGTTCCGCCTGTCCGAGGGCACCGACGACGTGAACGCCCAGATCGCCCAGATCGAGCAGTTCATCAACGACGACGTCGACGCCATCGTGGTGCTGCCCTTCGACGGCGCCGCTCTGACGGCCGTCGCCACCCGAGCCATGGAGGCCGGCATCCCGGTCGTCAACGTCGACCGCGAGTTCTCCAGCCCGTTCGCCGCCCGCACCACGGTGCTCGGCGACAACTACGGCATGGGCGTCTCGGCCGGGCAGTACATCTGCGAGCAGCTCGAGGGTCAGTCCGACGCCGTCGTGGCCGAGATCGCCGGCATCGACTCCCTGCCGCTGACGCAGGACCGCAGCGCCGGCTTCGCCGAGGCGCTGGGCGACTGCGGCCTCGAGGTCTCCAACCGCGTCGCCGCCGACTTCACCGTCCAGGGCGGCGAGTCCGCCACCGCCGGCCTGCTGCAGGCCGCGCCGCAGATCGACGCGATCTGGAACCACGACGACGACCAGGGCGTCGGGGTCCTCGCGGCCATCGAGAACGCCGGACGCAGCGAGTTCTTCATGGTCGGCGGCGCCGGCTCGGCGAACATGATGCGCGAGATCCAGTCGGGCGACTCGGTCGTCCAGGCCACGGTCGTCTACCCGTCCACTCAGGCCGCCGACGGCGTCCGTCTGGCCCGCCTCCTGGCGCAGCAGAAGGGCATGAGCGACCTCGTCCAGTTCGAGGTCCCGCGCGAGATCCAGCTGTTCGCCCCGGTCGTGACCCAGGACAACGTCGAGCAGTACCTGCCCATGGCGTTCGAGTCCTGA
- a CDS encoding ABC transporter permease, which yields MSDSSATTTTTDGDQAPVEQTEGQATPSRKPKLGGGLGLGQTLGLVLALVLLLVIGTVTAGDRFLSVPNMLVILQQAAVIGVISVGMTFVITAGGIDLSVGSVMGLATVWATTWATQNMAGQFGWIVMVLTAVAVGVAAGLVNGLLVAYGRVVAFIATLAMLVAARGLAEIISGRQTQLVRDSGFTTTFSGDLLGVPKIVWMFALVAAAGWFVLTRTTFGRRTVAVGGNPEAARLAGINVKRHTMWVFAVAGLCAGIAAVMMLSRVNSGSSSNGYLYELDAIAAVVIGGTLLAGGRGTIVGTVLGVLVFQILTNVFTQNNLDSSVQALAKGAIIVIAVLLQQRFATVQRR from the coding sequence GTGAGCGACAGCTCGGCTACAACGACCACGACCGACGGCGACCAGGCCCCGGTCGAGCAGACCGAGGGGCAGGCCACCCCGTCCAGGAAGCCGAAGCTGGGCGGAGGGCTGGGCCTCGGTCAGACCCTCGGTCTGGTCCTGGCGCTGGTCCTGCTCCTGGTGATCGGCACCGTCACCGCGGGTGACCGGTTCCTCAGCGTCCCCAACATGCTGGTCATCCTCCAGCAGGCCGCCGTCATCGGCGTGATCAGCGTCGGCATGACCTTCGTCATCACCGCGGGCGGCATCGACCTCTCGGTCGGGTCCGTCATGGGGCTCGCCACCGTGTGGGCCACCACGTGGGCCACGCAGAACATGGCCGGCCAGTTCGGCTGGATCGTGATGGTCCTGACCGCGGTCGCCGTCGGTGTCGCCGCCGGTCTCGTGAACGGGTTGCTCGTCGCCTACGGGCGGGTGGTGGCGTTCATCGCGACGCTCGCCATGCTGGTGGCCGCACGAGGCCTGGCGGAGATCATCTCGGGCCGCCAGACGCAGCTCGTCCGCGACTCCGGGTTCACCACCACGTTCAGCGGTGACCTCCTCGGAGTCCCGAAGATCGTCTGGATGTTCGCGCTCGTCGCGGCCGCCGGCTGGTTCGTGCTGACGCGCACCACGTTCGGCCGCCGCACGGTCGCCGTCGGTGGCAACCCCGAGGCCGCCCGCCTCGCGGGCATCAACGTCAAGCGCCACACCATGTGGGTCTTCGCGGTCGCGGGCCTGTGCGCCGGCATCGCCGCGGTGATGATGCTGTCCCGCGTCAACTCCGGCTCCTCGAGCAACGGCTACCTGTACGAGCTCGACGCGATCGCCGCCGTCGTCATCGGCGGCACGCTGCTGGCCGGTGGGCGCGGCACGATCGTCGGCACCGTGCTGGGTGTGCTGGTCTTCCAGATCCTCACCAACGTCTTCACGCAGAACAACCTCGACTCCTCGGTCCAGGCGCTGGCCAAGGGCGCGATCATCGTCATCGCCGTCCTCCTGCAGCAGCGCTTCGCGACCGTCCAGCGAAGGTAG
- a CDS encoding sugar ABC transporter ATP-binding protein, with protein sequence MNAIVKEFPGVRALDGVDLHVVPGEVHCLLGQNGAGKSTLIKVLAGAHQPTAGEIRWKGEVVKLTSTAAALKMGIATIFQELDVVDGLTVTENIFLGNELATGGVLKRGEANRRAKELLGRLGHSEIRPGRLVGSLSAAGKQVVQMARALSHDAQLMIMDEPSAVLDQEEVNQLFRVVNTLRDHGVAIVYISHRLEEIRQIGDRITVIKDGRTVATSLPVSETPTAKLISLMTGRDVVTNFGGDAVGPQSETPVLEVEDLALEGTFEPVSFSVRPGEVVGMAGLVGAGRSEILETLYGARRATAGSVRVNGTTLRRGSVTDAVRRGIGLAPEERKSQGLLLDEPIYRNITLSTFARFARFGLLDERAERKAAKEQAVALHLAPPNVERNIRTLSGGNQQKAMLARWLVHGCDVLLLDEPTRGVDVGARAEIYQLIRELTRRGTAVVLVSSEIEEVLGLADRVLVVADGRVVHTGPASEIDEHTVLDLVMEGAHA encoded by the coding sequence ATGAACGCAATCGTCAAGGAGTTCCCCGGAGTTCGGGCTCTCGACGGTGTCGATCTGCACGTCGTGCCCGGTGAGGTCCACTGCCTCCTCGGTCAGAACGGTGCGGGCAAGTCGACGCTGATCAAGGTGCTCGCCGGAGCTCATCAGCCGACCGCGGGCGAGATCCGCTGGAAGGGCGAGGTCGTCAAGCTGACCTCGACGGCGGCCGCCCTCAAGATGGGCATCGCCACGATCTTCCAGGAGCTCGACGTCGTCGACGGCCTGACAGTGACGGAGAACATCTTCCTGGGCAACGAGCTCGCCACCGGTGGCGTGCTCAAGCGCGGTGAGGCCAACCGTCGCGCCAAGGAGCTGCTCGGGCGGCTCGGCCACTCCGAGATCCGCCCGGGTCGTCTCGTCGGCTCGCTCTCCGCGGCCGGCAAGCAGGTCGTCCAGATGGCCCGCGCGCTCTCTCACGACGCGCAGCTGATGATCATGGACGAGCCGTCCGCGGTCCTGGACCAGGAGGAGGTGAACCAGCTCTTCCGTGTCGTCAACACCCTGCGCGACCACGGGGTGGCCATCGTCTACATCTCCCACCGCCTCGAGGAGATCCGGCAGATCGGTGACCGCATCACCGTCATCAAGGACGGGCGCACCGTCGCCACCTCCCTCCCCGTCTCCGAGACACCGACGGCGAAGCTCATCTCCCTGATGACCGGTCGCGACGTCGTGACGAACTTCGGCGGCGACGCCGTCGGGCCCCAGTCCGAGACGCCCGTGCTCGAGGTCGAGGACCTCGCGCTGGAGGGGACGTTCGAGCCCGTGAGCTTCTCGGTCCGACCCGGCGAGGTCGTGGGCATGGCCGGACTCGTCGGCGCCGGACGCTCCGAGATCCTCGAGACCCTCTACGGCGCACGCCGCGCCACCGCGGGATCGGTCCGCGTCAACGGCACGACGCTGCGCCGCGGTTCGGTCACCGACGCGGTGCGCCGCGGCATCGGGCTGGCGCCCGAGGAGCGCAAGAGCCAGGGGCTCCTGCTCGACGAGCCGATCTACCGCAACATCACCCTCTCGACCTTCGCCCGGTTCGCCCGGTTCGGCCTGCTCGACGAGCGCGCCGAGCGCAAGGCCGCCAAGGAGCAGGCGGTCGCGCTCCACCTGGCGCCCCCGAACGTCGAGCGCAACATCCGCACCCTCTCCGGCGGCAACCAGCAGAAGGCGATGCTCGCCCGCTGGCTCGTGCACGGCTGCGACGTGCTGCTGCTGGACGAGCCGACGCGTGGCGTCGACGTCGGGGCACGCGCCGAGATCTACCAGCTGATCCGAGAGCTCACCCGGCGCGGGACCGCGGTCGTGCTCGTCTCCAGCGAGATCGAGGAAGTCCTCGGCCTCGCGGACCGCGTGCTGGTCGTCGCCGACGGCCGCGTGGTCCACACCGGTCCCGCATCCGAGATCGACGAGCACACCGTGCTCGACCTCGTCATGGAAGGAGCACACGCGTGA
- a CDS encoding ROK family protein: protein MTTDTVRPRTIARSAGTGELFQIFRDGRSRTRTELATLTGHARSTITSRLDALLASELIAPVPEASSTGGRPSTSFAFNPTSRVVLAIDLGATHGRLGLTDLAGKVLASSDDAIDIAAGPDVVLSWAADAGRRLLVEAGRAPEDLLCVGAGLPGPVEQSTGHPINPPIMPGWDGAAVPDILTDLLGVPAFVDNDVNLMALGEHRHAWPEVENLLFVKVATGIGAGLILDGDLRRGAQGAAGDIGHISPSDGLTTPCRCGNVGCLEAVAGGGALAAELREQGVDATVSADVAALARAGNLPARHAVRSAGRLIGTVLASCVSMVNPSLIVVGGVLAESGDHLIAGIREVVYQRSLPLATQHLRIVTARTGGAAGILGASMLAIDEMLSIAAVDALAA from the coding sequence ATGACGACGGACACCGTGAGGCCGCGCACGATCGCGCGATCGGCCGGCACCGGCGAGCTGTTCCAGATCTTCCGTGACGGTCGGTCACGGACCCGGACCGAGCTGGCCACCCTCACCGGTCACGCCCGTTCGACGATCACCTCCCGGCTGGACGCCCTCCTGGCGAGCGAGCTGATCGCGCCCGTGCCCGAGGCGAGCTCGACGGGCGGCCGACCCTCCACGTCGTTCGCGTTCAACCCGACCTCCCGCGTCGTGCTGGCCATCGACCTCGGCGCCACGCACGGCCGGCTCGGCCTCACCGATCTCGCGGGCAAGGTGCTGGCCAGCAGCGACGACGCGATCGACATCGCCGCCGGTCCGGACGTCGTCCTGTCGTGGGCCGCCGACGCCGGCCGGCGTCTCCTGGTCGAGGCCGGCCGCGCCCCCGAGGACCTGCTGTGCGTCGGGGCCGGACTCCCCGGCCCGGTCGAGCAGTCGACCGGTCACCCCATCAACCCGCCGATCATGCCCGGCTGGGACGGTGCGGCGGTCCCCGACATCCTCACCGACCTCCTGGGCGTGCCCGCGTTCGTCGACAACGACGTCAACCTCATGGCCCTCGGCGAGCACCGCCACGCGTGGCCCGAGGTCGAGAACCTGCTCTTCGTCAAGGTCGCCACCGGCATCGGCGCCGGGCTCATCCTCGACGGCGACCTGCGGCGGGGCGCCCAGGGCGCCGCCGGCGACATCGGCCACATCAGCCCGAGCGACGGGCTCACCACCCCCTGCCGCTGCGGCAACGTCGGTTGCCTCGAGGCGGTCGCCGGTGGGGGCGCCCTCGCTGCCGAGCTGCGGGAGCAGGGCGTCGACGCCACCGTTAGCGCCGACGTCGCGGCCCTCGCGCGCGCAGGGAACCTGCCCGCGCGGCACGCCGTCCGCTCCGCCGGACGCCTCATCGGGACCGTGCTCGCCAGCTGCGTCAGCATGGTCAACCCGTCGCTGATCGTCGTCGGCGGCGTGCTCGCCGAGTCCGGGGACCACCTCATCGCCGGGATCCGGGAGGTCGTCTACCAGCGGTCGCTCCCGCTGGCCACGCAGCACCTGCGGATCGTCACGGCGCGGACCGGTGGCGCGGCCGGCATCCTCGGAGCCAGCATGCTCGCCATCGACGAGATGCTCTCGATCGCGGCCGTGGACGCCCTCGCGGCCTGA
- a CDS encoding alkaline phosphatase family protein gives MTKILVLDVVGLTPSALQHMPHLRAVGAAGFQAELGTVLPAVTCSVQSTFLTGTLPSEHGAVGNGWFFRDLGEVLLWRQHHRLVAGEKVWETIRRSRPDYRVANVCWWYAMGSTADSTVTPRPVYHADGRKDPDFWSWPPELHDELESENGPFPLFTYWGPTASIASSRWIIAATRRMLPTHDLTLSYVPHLDYDHQRYGPESPQGVRAAKELDAELAPLLDDARALGVRVVVLSEYGITPVDQPVDINRALRRAGLLHVHHNATGELLDPWTSRAFAVADHQVAHVYVHDPDDLPEVAALLRDLPGVEQVLDAAGKAAAGLDHDRAGDLVVVSEPQAWFTYYYWLDDDRAPDFARAVEIHKKPGYDPAELFFDPDDRWVKARAASTLIRKKAGLRYSMQVVPLDPSPVRGSHGRLPEDPRHAPVLLCDDAAFARDRVEAVQVRDLLLELAGVEPR, from the coding sequence ATGACCAAGATCCTCGTCCTCGACGTGGTCGGCCTGACGCCGAGCGCGCTGCAGCACATGCCGCACCTGCGCGCGGTCGGCGCGGCCGGCTTCCAGGCGGAGCTCGGCACCGTGCTCCCGGCCGTCACGTGCTCGGTGCAGTCGACCTTCCTCACCGGCACGCTCCCCTCCGAGCACGGCGCCGTCGGCAACGGCTGGTTCTTCCGCGACCTCGGCGAGGTGCTGCTGTGGCGGCAGCACCACCGGCTCGTGGCGGGGGAGAAGGTGTGGGAGACGATCCGGCGCTCGCGGCCGGACTACCGCGTCGCCAACGTCTGCTGGTGGTACGCGATGGGCTCGACGGCGGACTCGACCGTCACGCCGCGGCCCGTCTACCACGCGGACGGCCGCAAGGACCCCGACTTCTGGTCGTGGCCGCCCGAGCTCCACGACGAGCTCGAGAGCGAGAACGGGCCGTTCCCGCTCTTCACCTACTGGGGGCCGACGGCGAGCATCGCCTCCTCGCGCTGGATCATCGCCGCGACGCGGCGGATGCTGCCCACGCACGACCTCACGCTCTCCTACGTGCCGCACCTGGACTACGACCACCAGCGCTACGGGCCCGAGAGCCCGCAGGGCGTGCGCGCCGCCAAGGAGCTCGACGCCGAGCTGGCCCCGCTGCTCGACGACGCCCGCGCGCTCGGCGTGCGCGTCGTCGTCCTGAGCGAGTACGGCATCACCCCCGTGGACCAGCCGGTGGACATCAACCGGGCGCTGCGCCGCGCGGGGCTGCTGCACGTCCACCACAACGCGACCGGGGAGCTGCTGGACCCGTGGACCTCGCGGGCGTTCGCCGTCGCCGACCACCAGGTGGCGCACGTCTACGTGCACGACCCCGACGACCTGCCCGAGGTGGCGGCGCTGCTGCGCGACCTGCCGGGGGTCGAGCAGGTGCTCGACGCCGCCGGGAAGGCGGCGGCGGGTCTGGACCACGACCGGGCGGGCGACCTCGTCGTCGTGAGCGAGCCGCAGGCCTGGTTCACCTACTACTACTGGCTCGACGACGATCGCGCGCCCGACTTCGCGCGCGCCGTCGAGATCCACAAGAAGCCGGGCTACGACCCGGCCGAGCTGTTCTTCGACCCGGACGACCGCTGGGTGAAGGCGCGGGCGGCCTCCACGCTGATCCGCAAGAAGGCGGGGCTGCGGTACTCGATGCAGGTCGTCCCGCTCGACCCGTCTCCGGTGCGCGGGAGCCACGGCCGACTGCCGGAGGACCCCCGCCACGCGCCGGTGCTGCTGTGCGACGACGCGGCGTTCGCGCGCGATCGCGTCGAGGCCGTGCAGGTGCGTGACCTGCTGCTCGAGCTCGCGGGGGTGGAGCCGCGCTAG